One Phycisphaerae bacterium RAS2 DNA window includes the following coding sequences:
- the nadE_2 gene encoding NH(3)-dependent NAD(+) synthetase → MGMDAGAKLDRARGILRELGSAAVAFSGGVDSTLVLKLAVDALGAERVLAVTGVSPSIAANELADARRFAAQIGAKHETVTTREFENSAYLANPINRCYHCKTELYSRMTPLLARHGLAAITSGTNADDLGDHRPGLLAAAEFGVRAPLAEAGLTKTDVRAVSRQLDLPTADKPAAPCLSSRLPYGEAVTPQKLAMVEQAEQVLRREGLMECRVRHHGELARIEVPGDWIATLADPAIRQRVAAAFRAIGYAYVSLDLEGFRSGSLNEVIAFGKRQTSTIPTVSMASAAGESAAPNNAWTERA, encoded by the coding sequence GTCGATTCGACACTTGTATTGAAACTGGCGGTCGATGCACTCGGCGCGGAGCGCGTCCTTGCGGTAACGGGCGTCAGTCCCAGCATCGCGGCGAATGAACTGGCCGACGCTCGGAGGTTCGCGGCGCAAATCGGCGCGAAACACGAGACCGTTACCACGCGCGAGTTTGAGAATTCCGCGTACCTCGCCAACCCCATCAACCGTTGTTATCACTGCAAGACCGAACTTTATTCGCGGATGACGCCGCTGCTCGCGCGGCACGGCCTGGCAGCCATCACGTCCGGCACGAACGCCGACGACCTGGGCGATCATCGTCCGGGGCTGTTGGCGGCGGCCGAGTTCGGCGTTCGCGCGCCGCTCGCGGAAGCCGGACTGACCAAGACCGACGTTCGAGCGGTGTCGCGGCAACTGGACCTGCCGACGGCCGACAAGCCGGCGGCGCCGTGCCTGTCGAGCCGCTTGCCTTATGGCGAAGCCGTCACGCCCCAGAAGCTGGCGATGGTGGAGCAGGCCGAGCAGGTGCTGCGGCGCGAAGGTTTGATGGAGTGCCGGGTCCGTCACCATGGCGAGCTGGCGCGGATCGAAGTGCCGGGGGACTGGATTGCGACCCTTGCCGATCCGGCGATTCGTCAACGTGTCGCGGCGGCTTTTCGAGCGATCGGTTATGCCTACGTCTCGCTCGATCTCGAGGGTTTTCGGTCCGGCAGCCTGAATGAAGTCATCGCATTCGGAAAGCGACAAACTTCGACGATCCCGACGGTCTCGATGGCGTCGGCGGCAGGGGAATCTGCCGCTCCGAACAACGCATGGACGGAGCGTGCATAG